Within the Trichoderma breve strain T069 chromosome 3, whole genome shotgun sequence genome, the region AGAGCAAATGTAGACACCTTTGAAGGGGCCGTGCGGTTCCTGCGATTACTTGGTACTATTCTCACATTGTCGGAGTTGcatgctcttgatgatgaagatacCAAGTTtaaaaaagaccaaaaacTTCTAAAGCGCAAGTATAGGAGAGAAGTCGAGTaattattgtttttttagAGCCATAGTCCAATAGGTACAAAACCAACATACTGCAGCATTCGGAATTCGAGCCTGTTGGTGGTCCTCATTCTAAATATAGTACGGTATATTTCCTGTGTTCATGTGTTGGTCAGCAACTTTGTGTCTGTAAACGGGTATAACATGCATTTCGGAAGATTAAGTTAAGCTAATTCGATCCTGTAGACGTATACGACGTCATTAGAGTCTTCCCAGGCAACATTGAAATCCAGCAAACGCGGACATGACAAATGGACTTGcatttatttactattttacACACTATATCTACAAAGGAACTAGTTCATAAAGACCTTATTACTGTGCTTCAATGTCATGTTGAACATAGATGACGCCCCGCGTTTCTGTCACAACCTTTTTCCCAGGATCATACTTGATGTTTGTCGTTACCGTCGGAATCTCAGCTCCATTGGTATGGAAGCTCTTTGAAGACTCTTCCTCAATCTGACTATACTGCTTTTTGGCGTATAGAGTGCTCCTACTATCAGCCTTGGATCCAGCAGTGGCACTCTGGAGGCGGATATTATTTCCATCAGACAATTCAGTCAGTCTTGTGATGACCGGCTTGACGTAGGTCTTGAGCAGGGGTCCGAGGGTAGGAATGCAGGCGGCGATGATTCCGAGCCATAGTTCCAGCAGACTAATCAATCCGATGTCGAAGAGGTTGAAGACGAAATCGGTATCGTTGAGTGTCGAAATGGTGAACTGTAGTCTCCATGCCATGATGCCAATGGTACTGGTCAAGTTAGCCATCCGTATTGTTACCTCAAATCTAGAAGAAAAGCCACTTACATGAAACCAATGCTAAACATGACGGAGACGACCAGCTTTGAGCGAACAGCCAGCTGGAGACTCCAGAGTACGGGTAGAGGCATAATGACAATTCCGATATCGACAACCATGTTTAGCGACACAGAGGTCAATTCCTGGACGGCAATGTTGCGGCATGTTCCTCCCGGTACCGGAGCCCATTGCTGAGAGATGGGTTTACATTGAGTCATGAAGAGAATCAGAAAGGCAACGCCGTAGCAGGCGACGACTCCCATCATGATATGCGCCCATAGCTTGAAGTTCTTTGTGCTAAAGATTCTCGTGTACAGCCAAAGAACCGACAGCTTAATGAAGACAGTGCCCAAGAGCCATGTCACTCCACTCGCGAGGATAAGCTGGTTCGTGCCGTTTAGTTTGGGGTCACAAGATTCGAGATGATCGATGATTGATGGATGGAGCCATACCTTGAACTGGACGCCGAATTCATACGGGTTGAGCTCATTTGTGTGCTTGCCCATGCCATTGTAGATGGCCCAAATGACGACTCCCTCCAAGGAGATGGTGTTGGCCTGAGTTTCTATTATTAGCGTCTCTATTTACATaaccaaccaacaaccatCTGCATCCTCTGATTCCATTTGAGGAAATCGCAGGCATAAGGCGTCGAAAGCTGCTACCTACCAGGGCAAACAAGACCATGTAATCATCTGGAAGAAACTTCCGCCTGGACAGAGCGGCCGCCCAGAAGCGCAGTCCGATGCAAACCGTGCACAGCACGGTGAATACAATGATCCATATGAGGAGCTGGATTCCTCGACTGCCTGCAGACATTGTTGCAACGGACGAACGACGTGGCAATGTGTGGATGCGAATTGCTATTGTCGTTGGTTTGAGGGGTCGAGGAAGTGGTAGCAGCACACGAGGTGGGTTTGGCATAACTGCCTTATAAGTATAAGCACGCCCGACGGGGAATATGTAAACGAGCATCTCTGACTGCAGGGCATAATGCTACTCTGCAAAGTGCACATGCGTGGTGCACTTACAAATGATACACAATCAACTGGGGGAAGACAATATCGCATTGTATCACGGACGCGATGGGGGGGGGCGTGCGGTCACACCAGCCCATCAGAGTGTTCCCGCAAAACTGCCCGTTGCACCATCTGCTACCACTTTGTCCTGCCGCTCTGAAGTACCTCTACTGAtaatctacatgtactcaatTTGCCTGCTGCATGTACGCCGTAAGACGAGTGGGGGTAAGGATCCTGGCCCTTGTCAACCCATGTAAACCATGTAACCCTGCTGCATTAGGATCTCTGCACCCACAGACAGGTGCTTCGACGGACAGACAAGTCCGTGCGACGAGGGTTAATGTACATTGGGAAGCATTGTCCGTGTAGATAGCCACTCCTCCTACCAAGTTGCTCTCTTCCAAAGACTTTCCAAGGATTGTGTAAGCGCTTGGACTTATGGGCCTGGACCTCGACTACATAAGGCTGCTTGTATAACCCGGACATTGACGCCTCCCCCTGGTTTCTGGCGGACCAAAGCATCCCGATACCTGTATAAACCCTCAAATATTCCATCTCAGAAGACCACAAGGTCCCTAAAGCCAAGCACATACGCAAAACTCCCACATCATGCAGCCTCCTTTGCCCTCTGCTACGCCAAGCTGGCGCAATGACACTTACACGGCCATCTCGCCCACAAGGCCTGAGCTCAATGCTTCAGGCAAGACCATTGTCATCACCGGTGCTGTAAGTCATGTCATATCTCGCCGATAGCCCATTTCTTTCGGCCGCTTGTACTCCGTTCATACGGTGTTCAGTGCGGCCTGGCCtgacccccctcccccccttgtCGCCACCACAATCAACCCTCTAGAAGCCAGCTGGCGATCTTCTTTCTCCACCCCAGCCCACGAAGCTAGGGAATCTTACCGCAATGGAGTTGTTTACAATGGCTCAGCGTAATTGGTGGAGAGAATGGGGGATCATTGTCCCCGATCCCGGCTAATAGATTGTGCTAATCTGTGTGCGTCCAAAAGGGGAGCGGCATTGGCCGCGAGACGGCCACGGCATTTGCAGCCGCGGGAGCTGCCCGCATTGCCCTGCTTGGCCGGACGGATGCGTCGCTAAAGGAAACTGCTGCCGCACTGCCCTCGTCTGTTTCAACCTCGTCCCATGTGGTCGATGTCACAAGCGAGGAGTCTCTGGCCAAGGCGGCTGGGGTGATTGGCACGTGGGATGTGCTCGTCCTGGGGGCTGGTCATGTCTCCACGCCGTCGAGCATTGCGGATTCGAACTTTGCTGAGTTTTGGCAGTCTTTCGAGGTGAGTttcatgtactcgtactgctcTCCCCCACGTGTTGTGGCGAACTGAGCGTTCATGTCGCATTTGCTGAACcgttctccctctcttctcacgAACCACAGACCAATACCAAAGGCACCTATGCTTCGCTTCACGCATTCTTACCCACTGCCAATGCTACCCATGCCGCGGTCATTGCGGTGACCACAGGCACCACGGCCCTTCCAGCAACCATGGTGCCGGGACTGTCGGCGTACATGTCGTCCAAGCTCGCACAGACGAAGCTGATCGAGTTCCTGGCTGCCGAACACTCGAACCTCTTTGCAGCGACCCTGCACCCGGGCATGGTCGAGACGGGCATCTTCACCAAAAGCGgtgccaaggccgaggctcTTCCCATGGACAAAGGTGTGTTTCGCTTGTGCTTCTGAATTTCTTTTGCGACGGCATTCAAACACACGTTTTCTCTAACACGTATCACACTTGCCCAGTACAACTTCCGGCGCACTTCACCGTCTGGTTGGCGAGTCCTGAGGCGGCCTTCCTAAACGGGAGATCGGTCTGGGCGAATTgggatgttgatgagctcaaggcaaaggcaGAGGCCATCCAGCAGAGCCAGCTCTTCACTGCTGGCATCAACGGCTGGCCTTTTACCCCATAGGCGAACTGTAGATAGGCAGACTTTAGACAGGCTCGAAGGAGCAATTAGGAAGAATGAAAGATGTATAGTTGaatattttaattactaTTGAATCactttaaaaaagaaaagcgcTTGTcatttgaaaaaaaaaaaattgtgaattatacatgtattctagAACTACATAGACTCCAACCGCCCACATTCCGACCTGCAGATTGGCATCGATTCCTAATCAGTGGCGTGTCTCCTCTCGAATTGCAATTTCAAGGTACCAGGATTCGACGTAAACTGGTCCTTCACAGTTTCCAGGGCACTTAAGCTATCGTCCCCCGGCGCAGCCCGGAAACGATAGTTCTTCAAGATCCTTGCCAGCACATACTTCATTGTGTCTAGGGCCAGGGTCTTACCCAGGCAACTGTGGTGGCCCGTTCCAAATGGAGCATACGCTGCTGCATTTCGAACCATTTCGGGCCGAGTCGTCCAGCGCTCTGGGACGAATTCAGAAGCCTTCTCAAAGCAGCTTTCGACTAGTAATCACGTACACAGTTAGCACATGCTTCATTTGACAATGATCGACAACTTACGTCTGCCAATGGTGTATCGGGGAGCGACAATCGTTGTGTTGGGAGGAATAAACT harbors:
- a CDS encoding short chain dehydrogenase domain-containing protein, with protein sequence MQPPLPSATPSWRNDTYTAISPTRPELNASGKTIVITGAGSGIGRETATAFAAAGAARIALLGRTDASLKETAAALPSSVSTSSHVVDVTSEESLAKAAGVIGTWDVLVLGAGHVSTPSSIADSNFAEFWQSFETNTKGTYASLHAFLPTANATHAAVIAVTTGTTALPATMVPGLSAYMSSKLAQTKLIEFLAAEHSNLFAATLHPGMVETGIFTKSGAKAEALPMDKVQLPAHFTVWLASPEAAFLNGRSVWANWDVDELKAKAEAIQQSQLFTAGINGWPFTP